The Chryseobacterium oranimense genome contains the following window.
GGAGGTGGAAAATGACAATTTTGATGTGGTTTATCTGGCAGGCGGACATGGAACAATGTATGATTTCCCCGATGATAAAATGCTCCAAAAAATTATTGGTGATCAATATGAAAGTGGAAAAATGGTGGCCGCCATTTGTCATGGAGTCGGTGGTTTGCTTAACGTAAAATTGTCCAATGGAAATTATCTGATCAAAGATAAAAAACTAACTGGTTATAACTGGTTTGAAGAAGGTCTTGCCGGCCGAAAAAAAGAAGTGCCTTTCAATCTTGAAGAGACTTTGAAGAACCAGGGTTCGGATTACAGAAAAGCACTTATCCCGATGACCTCAAAGGTTGTTGTCGATGGAAATTTAATTACCGGACAGAACCCTTTCAGTTCTAAAAAAATGGCAAAAGTCGTAGTACGCGAACTGGATAAACAAATAGCACAATCTAAAATCATAGATAATAATCAACATTAAAAAACGATTTATAATGAAAAAATTAAAAATTCTGGCAATCGCAGTAATTATCGCTATAATCCTACTCTTTGCCCCTGGCTTTTTCCTAAGTAAAGCTGTCGTTAATACAGCTTCAAATAAGGAAAGTGTACAACCAAAAACTAATAATCCTACTGATAAGGATACACTCATTGAACTGGCGGGACAGAAGATGCCCGTACTGAAAGGCGGTTTGTTTGACAGATTTCATTCAAATTCGCCTATGGATATCGTTGCAAAGGAAAGACCTGATATTGATCTGAGCTGGTTCAAAACCATTCAAAAACAGAAAAAAGAAGTAGGCTTTACAACCTATTCGCCTAACTTCTATTACAGTAACAGCAGCATTACAGCTATTTACACGGCGGATATGTCAAAAATAAAGGAATTGATTCCGGAAAAGGTTAAAGGTCTGGTAAAACCAATTTCCTATACGCCCGGCAAGGGACTGATAGCTATTACATCTTACGCTTACCATTACTGCGATAACGATTTTTATAACGAATTGTCCATCTCTATTGTAACCACACAACCGGGTAGAAGCAATTGGGGACTGATTTCGCTGATGGGTGAACTGAATGATAAGAACCTGTGGGGATACGTGTTGAAACTTCCGGTAGATACGGAGTTGGCAAGAGTGAGAGGTGTTTACGGTTACAATTTGCCCAAATGGCTGATTCCTATCAATTACACGAACGAGGGTAATAGTTTGACGTTTAATTATTACGATGAAAAAGGGAATTTTGACTTTTCAATGGCAGGGAAAAAACTGGATGTTTCCGCATCAACACCGGAAATTACCCGTTCCAATTTCATCAATCTGAATAAACAAGGTCAGCTAACACATGGTTATACTGATGTTCGCGCCATAAAGAAAGCGAGCAGCAAAAGTGCTGAAGATATTCAATTAAATCTTTCTGATGGTCCTTTGTCAACTTTTATCAGATCATTAGGTTTAAATAAACTGGTTAAGTACGATTACCAGCCGGAGTTTCAGGCAGCATTATATACGCCTGAACTGGTACAGGAAGAGAAAAAATAATTCAATCAACCTTAAAATTTAAAGCAATGGATTTTGACAAAATATTTCAATTACAAAAAGCATTTTTCAATACACATCATACAAAAGATATAACCTTTCGTAAGGAAACATTGAAAAAACTGAAAACCATTCTGAAAAAAAATGAAAATCGTATGTACGATGCGATTTATAAAGATTTTCGAAAAGGAAGATTCGATACATTTTTAACGGAACTGAATCTTATTTATAATGAAATCGATTTTTTTCTGAAAAATCTGGATAAGCTTAGTAAGCCTAAAAAAGTAAAAACACCATTGAATTTGCAGCCTGGGAACAGTCATATTTATTACGATGCATTGGGTGTAACGTTGGTCATCGGTGCATGGAATTATCCTTTGCAGCTCACGTTGTTGCCCATGGTTACCGCTATCGCGGCGGGAAATACCTGCGTACTGAAACCCAGCGAGCTACCGGAAAATACAATGAATCTGCTAGAGGAGTTAATTAATCATAATTTTCCATCCAATTATCTGTATGTGGTGGCAGGTGGGATTCCTGAAACAACCGAACTTCTGAAACTCCGCTGGGATAAAATTTTCTTTACCGGAAGCCCGAAAGTGGGAAAAATAGTATATGAGGCCGCTGCAAAAAATCTTATTCCGGTTGTCCTTGAATTAGGCGGTAAATCTCCAGCTATCGTTACTAAAACGGCAGATTTGGAAGTCGCGGCAAAGCGTTTGGTTTGGGGCAAGTTTATAAATGGTGGACAGACCTGCATTGCTCCCGATTATCTTCTGGTAGAAGAATCGGTGAAGCCGAAATTATTACAGCTGATAAAAGAAAAGCTGGAGGAATTCAATTATTCAGATGGTGCGGAGCATTTCACCAGCATCATCAATAAAAGGAATTTCGAACGTGTTTCTTCGCTTATCGATAAAGACAAAATTTTCTATGGTGGCAAAACTAATGAAGAAACTCTATATATTGAACCTACGGTTTTGGATAATGTCACTTGGGACGATGCCGTAATGCAGGAGGAGATTTTTGGACCTGTTTTTCCGGTCATTGGCTATACCGATTATGATGAGATTTTGCAGAAGATCATTGAAGGAGAAAAACCTTTAGCAGCCTATCTGTTTACAAAAAATGAAGAAGAAAAAACAAGACTTCTCCATCTGGTTTCTTTCGGCGGTGGTGTCATCAACGATACCTTGATGCACATTACCAACCATTATCTCCCTTTTGGCGGCATTGGTAATTCCGGAATCGGAAGTTATCACGGCGAATACGGTTTCCTTGCATTTTCTCACCAAAAATCAGTTATAGACAAAGCTACCTGGGGTGAGCCAGATCTGAAATATCCGCCCTATACCGATAAAAAAATGCACTGGATAAAAAAGGTGATGTAACAGAGATTATGTTACAACC
Protein-coding sequences here:
- a CDS encoding acetoacetate decarboxylase (ADC) — translated: MKKLKILAIAVIIAIILLFAPGFFLSKAVVNTASNKESVQPKTNNPTDKDTLIELAGQKMPVLKGGLFDRFHSNSPMDIVAKERPDIDLSWFKTIQKQKKEVGFTTYSPNFYYSNSSITAIYTADMSKIKELIPEKVKGLVKPISYTPGKGLIAITSYAYHYCDNDFYNELSISIVTTQPGRSNWGLISLMGELNDKNLWGYVLKLPVDTELARVRGVYGYNLPKWLIPINYTNEGNSLTFNYYDEKGNFDFSMAGKKLDVSASTPEITRSNFINLNKQGQLTHGYTDVRAIKKASSKSAEDIQLNLSDGPLSTFIRSLGLNKLVKYDYQPEFQAALYTPELVQEEKK
- a CDS encoding aldehyde dehydrogenase family protein is translated as MDFDKIFQLQKAFFNTHHTKDITFRKETLKKLKTILKKNENRMYDAIYKDFRKGRFDTFLTELNLIYNEIDFFLKNLDKLSKPKKVKTPLNLQPGNSHIYYDALGVTLVIGAWNYPLQLTLLPMVTAIAAGNTCVLKPSELPENTMNLLEELINHNFPSNYLYVVAGGIPETTELLKLRWDKIFFTGSPKVGKIVYEAAAKNLIPVVLELGGKSPAIVTKTADLEVAAKRLVWGKFINGGQTCIAPDYLLVEESVKPKLLQLIKEKLEEFNYSDGAEHFTSIINKRNFERVSSLIDKDKIFYGGKTNEETLYIEPTVLDNVTWDDAVMQEEIFGPVFPVIGYTDYDEILQKIIEGEKPLAAYLFTKNEEEKTRLLHLVSFGGGVINDTLMHITNHYLPFGGIGNSGIGSYHGEYGFLAFSHQKSVIDKATWGEPDLKYPPYTDKKMHWIKKVM
- a CDS encoding type 1 glutamine amidotransferase domain-containing protein, whose amino-acid sequence is MNLIKILIIVTNINMYASGNYPTGLWLSEVTHIYQAAKEKGYDVTIASPNGGDVPIDPESLKFFTLDKISKKYWDDNSFRELLKNSRSLKEVENDNFDVVYLAGGHGTMYDFPDDKMLQKIIGDQYESGKMVAAICHGVGGLLNVKLSNGNYLIKDKKLTGYNWFEEGLAGRKKEVPFNLEETLKNQGSDYRKALIPMTSKVVVDGNLITGQNPFSSKKMAKVVVRELDKQIAQSKIIDNNQH